A window of the Hyphomicrobiales bacterium genome harbors these coding sequences:
- a CDS encoding SRPBCC domain-containing protein has product MSKQQNAILWPEGYTPGFTENFASNEIIAAGLSAADVWPLLVTPSLWPSYYANSANVRFHGGKGPVLADGDRFYFETFGFPVEGQCNEYVAPADGQPGRVAWHGWSGEEGTDTRLDVHHAWLVENLDGGRVRILTQETQKGKPAEELHNAKPNPMINGHQDWLDSLVETARKAKQA; this is encoded by the coding sequence ATGAGCAAGCAACAGAACGCCATCCTCTGGCCCGAAGGCTACACGCCGGGCTTTACTGAGAATTTCGCCTCTAATGAGATCATCGCCGCCGGCTTGAGCGCGGCCGACGTATGGCCGCTACTCGTCACACCATCGCTGTGGCCAAGCTACTACGCCAACTCGGCTAACGTGCGCTTTCATGGCGGCAAAGGCCCGGTACTGGCCGACGGCGATCGATTTTATTTCGAGACCTTCGGCTTCCCGGTAGAGGGGCAGTGCAACGAGTACGTGGCACCTGCGGATGGGCAACCCGGCCGCGTGGCCTGGCACGGCTGGTCCGGCGAGGAAGGCACAGATACGCGCCTGGATGTGCATCACGCCTGGCTGGTCGAGAACCTGGACGGCGGGCGCGTGCGCATCCTCACGCAGGAAACGCAGAAGGGCAAGCCGGCCGAGGAGCTGCACAACGCCAAACCCAACCCGATGATCAACGGCCATCAGGACTGGCTCGACAGCTTGGTCGAGACAGCGCGCAAAGCCAAGCAGGCGTAA